Proteins from one Telopea speciosissima isolate NSW1024214 ecotype Mountain lineage chromosome 1, Tspe_v1, whole genome shotgun sequence genomic window:
- the LOC122658585 gene encoding uncharacterized protein ycf20-like, with product MAFTMSLTSSSLMNLSLTPRIIVSPGRCRAINSRSSIGYLSIRAVQENQGPRRLVDIIRFVPELSRNYFRSSSRRALFGGISLLGGFYVAQTISLSFGALGVNDVIAAVLCVLLTEYATRFYYGRPKVTFPLALLNNFKMGFTYGLFIDAFKLAS from the coding sequence ATGGCATTCACCATGAGTTTGACCTCTTCAAGCCTCATGAACCTCAGTCTTACTCCAAGAATTATAGTCTCACCTGGGAGGTGCAGAGCAATTAATTCGAGATCCTCAATTGGGTATCTTAGTATCCGAGCGGTACAAGAAAACCAGGGGCCAAGGAGGCTGGTTGATATAATCCGGTTTGTGCCTGAGCTCTCAAGGAACTATTTTAGAAGTTCATCTCGGCGGGCATTGTTTGGTGGGATCTCCTTACTTGGTGGGTTTTATGTAGCACAGACCATCTCTCTTTCATTTGGGGCTTTAGGAGTGAACGATGTGATTGCTGCTGTGCTATGTGTTCTACTCACAGAGTATGCAACTAGGTTCTATTACGGCCGGCCGAAGGTAACTTTTCCCCTTGCCCTCCTGAACAATTTTAAGATGGGTTTTACCTATGGCCTCTTCATAGATGCCTTTAAGCTTGCTAGTTGA